The following proteins are co-located in the Candidatus Methanogranum gryphiswaldense genome:
- a CDS encoding cobalamin biosynthesis protein, protein MNVRLMVVAGPPSVGKTSVIKKMIEHLLPDKKVAYLKIDVVTAFEDEELRKEYGIPTKKIYSGDMCPDHMGIMVIRDAIDWAESEGADVLIYESAGLCLRCTPYLSNSFGICVMSVLSGTHAPLKMAPMIALSDVCVVTKTDLISQAEKEVFRESIRQVSPDMDIIETNAVQGTGMRYLFRLMDSVDKIDDISTLELRGVPPLGVCTICIGKKSVGWQNHFGVIRRMEDGDNIYRGE, encoded by the coding sequence TTGAATGTCAGGCTGATGGTAGTGGCTGGTCCACCCAGTGTAGGTAAGACATCCGTGATCAAGAAGATGATAGAACATCTTTTGCCAGATAAGAAGGTGGCCTATCTGAAGATAGATGTGGTTACGGCGTTCGAAGATGAGGAACTTAGAAAGGAATATGGAATACCTACCAAGAAAATCTACTCGGGTGACATGTGTCCAGATCATATGGGCATCATGGTGATACGCGATGCTATCGATTGGGCTGAGAGTGAAGGTGCGGACGTTCTTATTTATGAGAGTGCAGGACTTTGTTTGAGATGCACCCCATATCTTAGCAATTCCTTCGGCATATGTGTGATGTCAGTACTTTCGGGAACGCATGCTCCATTGAAGATGGCTCCAATGATAGCGTTGTCCGACGTATGTGTGGTCACAAAGACGGATCTGATATCTCAGGCAGAGAAAGAGGTCTTCAGGGAATCAATACGTCAGGTCTCACCCGATATGGATATCATCGAGACCAATGCTGTTCAGGGTACTGGCATGAGATATCTTTTCCGTTTGATGGATTCTGTGGATAAGATCGACGATATATCTACATTGGAATTGAGAGGAGTGCCGCCTCTTGGAGTATGTACCATCTGCATAGGTAAGAAGAGTGTTGGTTGGCAAAATCATTTCGGGGTCATAAGGAGGATGGAAGATGGGGACAACATATACCGCGGAGAATGA
- a CDS encoding Fe-S cluster protein, whose product MGTTYTAENEWSPPGKNCGLCGLSSCEELVLRIREGKTGPEICPFFSSKEKISDVKMIQSYSGVDVVGQHYSFVMQPIPGEISARKIILPFRPDLVEKWSIVKGDIVVGRPAGAGCPVQHVIRVMEADEVTGVIKGHVVGPSFSRGKDVKDVVAYHMLGFEGMAVPITEEPQFGKRYNFLPGFCMMDRSHTGLVNMVIKKPWGLNVRVEDIIIL is encoded by the coding sequence ATGGGGACAACATATACCGCGGAGAATGAATGGTCCCCACCTGGTAAGAACTGTGGGCTTTGCGGTCTAAGCTCATGTGAGGAACTCGTACTAAGGATCAGGGAGGGAAAGACCGGTCCTGAAATATGTCCTTTCTTTTCTTCGAAAGAGAAGATCTCAGATGTAAAAATGATACAGAGTTACAGTGGCGTCGATGTTGTTGGCCAGCACTATTCATTCGTGATGCAGCCGATACCAGGGGAGATTTCGGCTAGAAAGATCATTCTGCCATTCAGACCAGATCTGGTGGAGAAGTGGAGCATCGTCAAAGGGGACATTGTCGTAGGACGTCCTGCAGGAGCTGGGTGTCCAGTCCAGCACGTGATAAGAGTAATGGAAGCTGATGAGGTCACAGGAGTGATAAAAGGGCATGTAGTTGGTCCGTCCTTTTCTCGTGGAAAGGATGTTAAAGATGTAGTGGCATATCACATGCTTGGGTTCGAGGGTATGGCTGTGCCAATAACCGAGGAACCTCAATTCGGTAAAAGATACAATTTCCTGCCAGGCTTTTGTATGATGGACAGGTCTCATACAGGTCTTGTCAACATGGTGATAAAGAAACCATGGGGATTGAATGTTCGTGTAGAAGACATAATAATATTGTGA
- a CDS encoding methanogenesis marker 16 metalloprotein, whose translation MKDIDSVQKSISEKKAKIYTASEFKDKIRRGDKICLSDVDAVTCGTFGVMSGTMMVLTVPVTAPAVFKKADRIELNGVPGNVGPCPNESLGIVDCIVYGTAHRDHDYGGGHLFRDIVEGKIIEVKVWSEDKIFINHITKKDLIFSRMILTRGAFKNYTCFFNGSSDTYDTIFSGKGGIRGNLSEATVSGCGEINPLQNDPDMRYIRPGASVLLNGSPGIVLGMGSRGSVQKPNLSIAADVEDMVPEYMGGFKTSAGPECLTSVAFVIPVTDERSLKDVSILDEDSALPLADVHDRVVRSKDAYSSVWQGTDHDIKADISKCIHCDICEAAENCPVDALVSGGIKDEKRCMSCGYCASTCVGGVFTAEMGSVDHEGKEIPIIIRQSSRIIADELCENLKNKAARGQWKLKVF comes from the coding sequence ATGAAGGACATAGATAGCGTTCAAAAAAGTATATCTGAAAAGAAGGCAAAGATATACACGGCGTCAGAATTCAAAGATAAGATCCGCAGGGGGGATAAGATATGTTTGAGTGATGTGGATGCTGTGACGTGCGGCACATTCGGTGTGATGTCAGGTACGATGATGGTCCTTACAGTGCCGGTGACAGCACCAGCCGTTTTCAAGAAAGCAGATCGCATCGAATTGAACGGTGTGCCAGGCAATGTGGGTCCATGTCCCAATGAATCATTAGGCATCGTGGATTGCATTGTTTACGGTACGGCACACAGAGATCATGATTATGGTGGGGGACATCTTTTCAGAGATATCGTAGAAGGCAAGATCATCGAGGTCAAGGTCTGGTCGGAAGATAAGATATTCATTAATCACATCACAAAAAAGGATCTTATTTTTTCCAGGATGATCTTGACGCGTGGTGCTTTTAAGAATTATACCTGTTTTTTCAATGGGTCGTCGGATACATATGATACCATATTTTCTGGGAAGGGCGGTATAAGAGGGAATCTTTCTGAGGCAACGGTCAGTGGTTGTGGTGAGATCAATCCACTGCAGAACGATCCAGATATGAGATATATCCGTCCAGGTGCTTCAGTATTATTGAACGGTTCTCCTGGAATTGTTCTTGGTATGGGCTCAAGAGGTTCTGTTCAGAAACCCAATCTTTCAATAGCTGCGGATGTAGAGGACATGGTTCCAGAATACATGGGCGGTTTCAAGACATCTGCCGGTCCGGAATGTCTTACATCGGTTGCATTCGTAATACCTGTAACGGATGAAAGGTCTTTGAAAGATGTTTCAATTCTGGACGAGGATTCGGCTCTTCCTTTGGCAGACGTGCATGACAGAGTAGTAAGGTCCAAAGATGCATATTCATCTGTCTGGCAGGGTACCGATCATGATATAAAGGCAGATATTTCAAAATGTATCCATTGTGATATTTGCGAAGCAGCAGAGAATTGTCCTGTGGATGCATTGGTATCAGGGGGGATCAAGGATGAGAAACGCTGCATGTCATGCGGTTATTGTGCATCCACATGTGTAGGCGGTGTTTTTACTGCTGAAATGGGAAGTGTAGATCATGAAGGGAAGGAAATTCCGATAATCATCAGACAATCATCACGTATCATAGCGGACGAACTCTGTGAGAATTTAAAGAATAAGGCTGCCAGGGGCCAATGGAAACTGAAGGTGTTCTGA
- a CDS encoding cysteate synthase, which translates to METEGVLMGNYVLRCLEGHELVDENYTLTCSSNHKGLLRTEYSEMQLGPKTYGGIFKFFDWLPVHSVIKTRSGPVVFRNEKISKELGLKDLWIGFTGYYPERGAYVTSCSFKELEALPTYARLRDCGGGTILLASAGNTARAFAQVAEDIGERCVIVVPKKSKDRLNLTKDTGRVRLFTVDGDYTDAIQMSDRIAALGGFVLEGGAKNVARRDGMGTVMLEGALSMGRMPDHYFQAVGSGTGGIAAWEACLRLMKDGRFGNKLPILNLAQNMPFAPMVKAWNAGRKDILPEDLGNASADENAVYADVLTNRKPPYGIKGGVFDAMTDCNGRFLGISNSEARSAEKLWCSMESVRPDPAASVALASLIKAIEDGSVSQNDKVFLNMTGGGLERAKEELGLTTVKAEANLDTSLSQDDLRRIINE; encoded by the coding sequence ATGGAAACTGAAGGTGTTCTGATGGGTAACTATGTTTTGAGATGTTTGGAGGGCCATGAACTTGTTGATGAAAATTACACACTTACCTGTTCTTCCAATCATAAGGGACTTCTCAGGACCGAATATAGTGAAATGCAGTTAGGACCTAAGACATATGGAGGGATATTCAAATTCTTCGATTGGCTTCCCGTGCATTCCGTGATAAAGACCCGTTCAGGACCAGTGGTGTTCCGTAACGAGAAGATATCCAAGGAGCTTGGACTGAAGGATCTCTGGATAGGGTTTACAGGATATTATCCTGAGAGGGGTGCATATGTAACATCTTGCTCTTTCAAAGAGCTGGAGGCATTGCCTACGTATGCCAGGCTGAGGGATTGCGGCGGAGGTACGATACTTCTTGCATCTGCAGGCAACACTGCAAGGGCGTTTGCACAGGTTGCTGAGGACATAGGAGAAAGATGTGTCATCGTCGTACCAAAGAAGTCTAAAGACAGATTGAACCTAACAAAGGATACGGGAAGGGTCAGGTTGTTCACCGTTGATGGAGATTACACGGATGCGATACAGATGTCCGACCGTATCGCTGCACTTGGTGGATTCGTTTTAGAAGGAGGCGCCAAGAATGTCGCCAGAAGGGATGGCATGGGGACTGTAATGCTCGAAGGTGCGTTATCGATGGGTAGGATGCCGGATCATTATTTCCAAGCGGTGGGAAGCGGTACTGGAGGTATTGCCGCATGGGAAGCGTGTCTTCGTCTGATGAAGGATGGTCGTTTTGGAAATAAGCTTCCAATATTGAATCTTGCACAGAACATGCCGTTCGCACCAATGGTAAAGGCATGGAACGCAGGTCGTAAAGATATACTGCCGGAAGATCTTGGAAATGCGTCAGCGGATGAAAATGCGGTTTATGCTGATGTACTCACCAATCGTAAACCTCCGTATGGTATCAAAGGCGGGGTCTTCGATGCAATGACAGATTGTAATGGCAGATTCTTAGGGATCTCCAATTCTGAGGCTCGTTCTGCAGAGAAATTATGGTGTTCCATGGAATCAGTTCGTCCAGATCCTGCAGCGTCAGTAGCATTGGCATCGTTGATAAAGGCCATTGAGGATGGATCAGTATCACAGAATGACAAAGTATTTTTGAATATGACGGGAGGCGGTCTTGAACGTGCAAAGGAAGAATTAGGTTTGACGACCGTGAAGGCAGAAGCGAATTTAGACACCAGTCTCTCTCAAGACGATCTGAGGAGGATCATAAATGAATGA
- the comD gene encoding sulfopyruvate decarboxylase subunit alpha encodes MNEQEVIDILKSEGVDLVASLPCDRNKCFTSMLYDNFQVVDLTREEDGVGISAGAFMGGMRPIMSIQSSGLGNMMNALMSLTSFYGFPLPILASWRGVDNENIEAQKAFNLKIPQMLEAFGIRYAIIKDVKDMPVIGKMIRGAFEDNAITVILIYPSFWGSSADFNLDYPSRVHEVSFKIEKKVTQPTLTRLKAIGSVMSCINDDDIVVSNIGVPSKEVFASKDRNLNFYMLGSYTQATPIGIGLAISTKRQVYVIDGDGSLLGSSILPVVASMSLQNLTIICLDNGTYGSTGNQINQAYSVVDMESVAKAYGIRNTSSVSEEEGIVRAMRSSKHMMFIQIMIIPFNSKSPNISYSADEIKRRFIDSI; translated from the coding sequence ATGAATGAACAAGAAGTAATTGACATTCTAAAATCAGAAGGTGTGGACCTGGTCGCGAGTTTGCCCTGTGACCGTAATAAATGTTTCACATCAATGCTATATGACAATTTTCAGGTAGTCGATCTGACGCGTGAAGAGGACGGAGTTGGAATATCTGCTGGTGCTTTCATGGGCGGCATGAGGCCGATAATGTCTATACAGAGCTCCGGTCTAGGGAATATGATGAACGCACTGATGTCGCTAACATCCTTCTATGGGTTTCCTTTGCCTATTTTGGCAAGTTGGAGAGGTGTGGACAACGAGAATATAGAAGCGCAGAAAGCATTCAATTTGAAGATACCTCAGATGTTGGAGGCATTCGGGATCAGATATGCGATCATCAAAGATGTCAAAGACATGCCTGTCATAGGTAAGATGATACGTGGTGCGTTCGAAGACAATGCGATCACTGTGATCCTCATCTATCCAAGCTTCTGGGGAAGCTCTGCGGATTTTAATTTGGATTACCCATCAAGAGTTCATGAGGTATCATTCAAAATTGAAAAAAAGGTCACACAGCCTACACTGACAAGATTGAAGGCGATAGGTTCGGTCATGTCATGCATAAATGACGATGATATCGTCGTGTCCAATATAGGTGTGCCGTCCAAGGAGGTATTTGCGTCCAAGGATCGTAATTTGAATTTCTATATGCTTGGAAGTTACACACAAGCAACTCCGATAGGTATAGGATTGGCGATCTCTACCAAAAGGCAGGTTTACGTCATAGATGGCGATGGAAGTCTTCTAGGTTCCTCGATATTGCCTGTCGTCGCGTCCATGTCCCTTCAGAATCTAACTATCATATGTTTGGACAATGGTACATACGGTTCTACAGGAAACCAGATCAATCAAGCTTATTCTGTGGTCGATATGGAATCGGTGGCGAAGGCATACGGAATACGCAATACCTCTTCTGTATCGGAGGAGGAAGGTATCGTGAGAGCAATGCGTTCTTCAAAACATATGATGTTCATTCAAATAATGATAATCCCCTTCAATTCCAAATCACCTAATATCAGTTATTCGGCAGATGAGATCAAGAGAAGGTTCATTGATAGTATATGA
- a CDS encoding UPF0280 family protein, with protein MHFCIKETEMNITVDDSFKDNIADYVREARSSIEDKIRSDPFFGITYDPYSPSDNDDTLIRHMCSASVSADVGPMASVAGAVALHVIERLKDQGCTHAVIDNGGDIALMCDHEIIIRVYSGNDITEDIGMIIPKTDGILGICSSSGKIGHSVSFGNSDVCTVISEDPILSDACATSLGNMISEESDLLASLEKICEVEGVRGCFAFINGAIASCGDLPEFILLEGDDKQ; from the coding sequence ATGCATTTCTGTATCAAGGAAACGGAGATGAATATCACCGTGGATGATAGTTTCAAAGATAATATCGCTGATTATGTGAGAGAGGCACGGAGCAGTATCGAGGACAAGATACGTTCCGATCCGTTCTTTGGCATCACATACGATCCATATTCCCCATCTGATAATGATGATACACTTATTCGGCACATGTGTTCGGCATCTGTATCTGCAGATGTTGGTCCTATGGCATCTGTTGCTGGTGCAGTTGCATTGCATGTTATAGAAAGATTGAAGGACCAAGGTTGTACACATGCTGTAATTGACAACGGTGGGGACATAGCGTTGATGTGCGATCATGAGATAATAATACGCGTATATTCAGGAAATGACATCACAGAGGACATAGGTATGATAATACCCAAGACAGATGGTATTTTGGGCATATGTTCCTCGTCAGGAAAGATAGGACATTCTGTATCGTTTGGGAATTCGGACGTGTGCACCGTTATATCCGAAGACCCCATTCTTTCGGATGCATGTGCCACTTCGCTCGGGAATATGATCTCGGAAGAATCTGATCTTCTAGCATCTTTGGAGAAGATCTGTGAAGTGGAAGGTGTGAGAGGATGCTTCGCATTCATAAACGGTGCCATAGCGTCCTGTGGCGATCTTCCGGAGTTTATTTTATTGGAAGGAGATGACAAACAATGA
- a CDS encoding class I SAM-dependent methyltransferase → MKYGGLEPKEFDSNAVMTIPEYDRIHENVVDIVAHSGVKPGTWLDTGCGTGKLVSICIDRYDHTDFIMADPMEGMLEIAMKRAGPRPRYICSPTDKLDLCDESIDVITAVLSHHYYSPAERIVAEKNCFRMLRPGGIFVTVENTAPRTEKGLAIGLEIWKEKQLLAGKTPKDSDDHMKRYGTEFFPIGIQQHIEQLSDIGFSTVEIFRLSYIQAGFYAIK, encoded by the coding sequence ATGAAGTATGGTGGATTGGAGCCAAAGGAATTCGATTCTAATGCAGTGATGACAATTCCTGAATATGACAGGATACATGAGAACGTGGTAGACATCGTGGCACACTCTGGTGTAAAACCAGGTACATGGTTGGATACAGGATGCGGGACCGGTAAGTTGGTATCCATCTGTATCGATAGATATGATCATACCGATTTTATAATGGCAGATCCAATGGAAGGGATGTTAGAGATCGCCATGAAACGTGCAGGTCCACGTCCAAGATATATTTGTTCTCCGACAGATAAGTTAGATCTGTGTGATGAAAGCATAGATGTGATCACAGCAGTCCTTTCCCATCATTATTATTCTCCAGCTGAAAGGATAGTTGCAGAAAAGAATTGTTTCAGGATGCTTCGCCCAGGCGGCATATTCGTTACTGTGGAGAATACTGCACCGCGGACGGAAAAGGGACTTGCGATAGGTTTGGAAATATGGAAGGAAAAGCAGCTTTTGGCAGGTAAGACCCCAAAAGATTCGGACGACCATATGAAAAGATATGGTACCGAGTTTTTCCCTATCGGAATACAGCAGCACATCGAGCAATTGAGTGATATAGGATTCAGCACGGTCGAGATCTTCAGGCTTTCATACATTCAAGCTGGATTTTACGCTATAAAATGA
- a CDS encoding nucleoside triphosphate pyrophosphohydrolase, with protein sequence MAVRQVNKLVRDKIPAVIMESGAVPEFRILNEEEFFKALEDKLFEEVEEYKKDRNLVELADIYQVVISLSEVLGGGRRELDYIADEKRKERGKFDMRIFLETVSE encoded by the coding sequence ATGGCAGTTAGACAGGTCAACAAACTAGTACGTGACAAGATACCCGCGGTCATCATGGAGTCCGGAGCCGTACCTGAATTCAGGATATTGAATGAAGAGGAATTCTTCAAGGCTTTGGAGGACAAACTTTTCGAAGAAGTAGAAGAATACAAAAAAGATAGAAATCTGGTGGAACTGGCAGATATCTATCAAGTAGTGATATCCTTGTCCGAGGTCCTGGGCGGAGGACGCAGAGAATTAGATTACATTGCAGATGAAAAAAGAAAAGAACGTGGCAAGTTCGATATGCGTATTTTCTTGGAAACAGTTTCTGAGTGA
- a CDS encoding GNAT family N-acetyltransferase, with protein sequence MKREDIGTVYRITCASLDQYYVPDTFNFFILQWPNGQLVSCDNTGKPIGFLCGALLNNNRSTISLIAVDDRYRKTGVGDQLLKEFKMASVLHGCSMIQLEVRDSNLNAREFYKKRGFIETEFLPDFYTDHGNAVRMMGSPYQNS encoded by the coding sequence ATGAAAAGAGAAGACATTGGTACTGTATACCGGATAACATGTGCCAGTCTAGATCAGTATTATGTTCCTGATACATTCAATTTTTTTATCCTCCAATGGCCAAACGGACAGTTGGTCTCATGCGACAACACCGGAAAACCCATAGGATTCCTTTGCGGAGCACTCCTCAACAATAACAGATCCACAATATCACTTATTGCCGTGGACGATAGATACAGAAAAACAGGCGTGGGGGATCAACTTTTAAAAGAGTTCAAAATGGCATCTGTACTGCATGGATGCTCCATGATACAACTCGAAGTGAGGGATTCCAATCTAAATGCCAGAGAATTCTATAAGAAAAGGGGGTTCATTGAAACCGAGTTCCTGCCAGATTTCTATACAGATCATGGCAACGCTGTCAGAATGATGGGCTCCCCCTATCAGAACTCATGA
- the tpiA gene encoding triose-phosphate isomerase, whose amino-acid sequence MIVNFKAYREADGERSLEIARMCESVSEETGIKIAICPPMVELGLIAREVKIPVLSQNIDPHAPGSSTGWVTPSMVKATKAVGTLINHSEHQVSISAIEECLELAKGCDLVTVVCANTVQAATLIAHHHPDFIAVEPPELIGGDISVTSANPQIVENTVESVKSVNGKIFVLCGAGVKTGQDVKTALELGADGVLLASGVIKSKDPRATMLDLVKYL is encoded by the coding sequence ATCATAGTGAATTTCAAAGCCTACCGCGAGGCAGACGGCGAAAGATCATTAGAGATAGCAAGAATGTGTGAATCCGTTTCCGAAGAAACCGGTATCAAGATCGCAATATGCCCTCCGATGGTCGAACTCGGATTAATTGCCAGAGAAGTGAAGATACCTGTTCTTTCACAGAATATAGATCCACATGCACCCGGATCTTCCACAGGATGGGTCACACCATCTATGGTTAAGGCAACCAAAGCCGTGGGAACATTGATCAACCACTCTGAACACCAGGTGTCCATAAGTGCTATCGAAGAGTGTCTTGAGTTGGCAAAAGGATGTGATCTGGTAACTGTCGTCTGTGCGAACACAGTACAAGCAGCTACACTGATCGCTCATCACCATCCAGATTTTATAGCGGTGGAACCACCTGAACTCATAGGCGGTGACATATCTGTCACATCCGCTAACCCTCAGATCGTAGAGAATACTGTTGAATCTGTGAAATCCGTGAACGGAAAGATTTTTGTTCTATGCGGTGCAGGGGTTAAGACCGGACAAGACGTAAAGACTGCCTTGGAATTGGGAGCGGACGGAGTTCTTTTAGCTTCAGGCGTGATCAAGTCCAAGGACCCGCGCGCAACCATGCTGGATCTAGTAAAATACCTTTGA
- a CDS encoding fructose-1,6-bisphosphatase, with the protein MAAEKVTVSIIKADVGSVVGHSRPHPSMLQASKDILKEQQKAGVIEDFYVTRVGDDINLYMTHYKGENNKEVHSAAWDCFQKATKIAKSMKLYAAGQDILTDAFSGNVKGAGPGSAEMSFVERGSEPLLFFMADKTEPSAYSLPLTRIFLDPFTTTGLVIDARAKQGFDFEIQDVMDHKKVVMSAPEEAWSILSLLGDTSRYAIKRVNSRAGIGPACVVSTDKLNLTAGKYIGKDDPVCICRCQSGLPSVGEYTQPFINYTMLVAGWMRGSHIGALYPCSPEDSDPTYFDGPPRICCLGFQLNEGHLQGLEPMNSKDGEHIPVDFFGSPTFDHARSNSIKASKFMRSQGPFVPSILGAEEMEYTSRPEVLKELKDRFEDLEATPKKSSCHKKKDVE; encoded by the coding sequence ATGGCTGCAGAAAAAGTCACTGTATCAATTATAAAAGCAGATGTTGGGTCCGTAGTTGGACACTCCAGACCTCACCCATCAATGCTTCAAGCGTCTAAAGACATTCTGAAAGAACAACAGAAGGCCGGCGTCATCGAGGATTTCTATGTCACACGTGTAGGAGATGATATTAATCTCTACATGACCCACTACAAAGGGGAGAATAACAAAGAAGTTCACAGCGCTGCATGGGACTGTTTCCAAAAAGCGACAAAGATCGCCAAATCAATGAAACTGTACGCAGCCGGACAAGACATCCTCACAGATGCCTTCTCGGGTAACGTTAAAGGAGCTGGCCCAGGTTCAGCAGAGATGTCCTTTGTCGAGAGAGGTTCAGAACCCCTTCTGTTCTTTATGGCAGATAAAACAGAACCATCCGCATACTCTCTTCCCCTGACAAGGATCTTCCTTGATCCTTTCACGACCACCGGACTTGTTATAGATGCCAGGGCCAAACAGGGATTTGATTTTGAGATCCAAGATGTTATGGATCATAAAAAAGTAGTAATGTCCGCCCCAGAAGAAGCCTGGAGCATACTTTCCCTTCTAGGAGATACATCCAGGTACGCAATAAAAAGAGTTAATTCAAGAGCTGGAATCGGCCCTGCCTGCGTTGTGTCCACGGATAAGTTAAACCTTACAGCAGGAAAATACATCGGAAAGGATGACCCAGTCTGCATATGCAGATGCCAGAGTGGTCTTCCTTCAGTTGGAGAATACACACAGCCCTTCATCAATTACACCATGCTTGTCGCAGGATGGATGAGAGGCTCACACATCGGTGCACTGTATCCATGTTCACCAGAAGATTCGGACCCCACATACTTTGACGGACCTCCGAGAATATGCTGTCTTGGATTCCAGCTCAATGAAGGACACCTTCAGGGACTTGAACCAATGAACTCTAAGGATGGAGAGCACATTCCAGTAGATTTCTTTGGATCTCCAACATTTGACCACGCACGCAGCAATTCTATCAAGGCCAGCAAGTTCATGAGATCTCAGGGACCGTTTGTACCTTCAATACTAGGTGCAGAAGAAATGGAATACACATCCAGGCCCGAGGTTCTCAAAGAACTGAAGGACAGATTCGAAGATCTTGAAGCAACTCCTAAAAAGAGCAGCTGCCACAAGAAGAAAGATGTTGAATGA
- the aspS gene encoding aspartate--tRNA(Asn) ligase: MTVIRDSSNIAVSDGTATVKGWVQDIRNLGGISFLTLRDRYGTIQITMPKKKMDPLLFESITKLSRESVIAVTGEVKESNQTVLGLELIPSSFQLYSEAAVPLPMGVVDKVNVEMDTRLNNRFMDLRKPEIKAIFELRSMMTALINEAMQKFGFTCVSTPKIVASGAEGGATLFNVDYFGKPAYLAQSPQLYKQILMSTGLDRIYELGPAFRAEHSNTNRHVTEFISFDGEMSWIEREEDVMAMIEKILDYVLKGLKEVGKKQLAILGKDINVPALPYPVLTYSECLKMVQDSGMHLKEGDDLGTEGEKVVGDIMAEKGYDLYFIAEYPEEAKPFYIMEKDGTSYSFSFDLDYKGQEISSGGQREHRYDRLVARMEKKGLNPSDFDFYLDAFKYGIPPHGGWGIGLDRLIVKMLDLPNVREAILFPRDMSRLSP, encoded by the coding sequence ATGACAGTCATCAGAGACTCCAGCAACATCGCAGTGAGCGACGGTACGGCAACCGTGAAGGGTTGGGTCCAGGATATTAGGAATCTAGGAGGTATCTCCTTCCTTACACTCAGGGACAGGTATGGGACCATTCAGATCACCATGCCCAAGAAGAAGATGGACCCACTACTTTTTGAAAGTATAACAAAACTCTCTAGAGAATCGGTCATTGCCGTCACAGGAGAGGTAAAGGAGAGCAATCAGACCGTTTTGGGTCTAGAGTTGATACCCAGTTCATTCCAACTTTATTCTGAGGCGGCTGTTCCACTTCCAATGGGAGTGGTAGATAAGGTAAATGTCGAGATGGACACGCGTTTGAACAACAGGTTCATGGATCTGAGGAAGCCAGAGATAAAGGCCATCTTCGAATTGAGATCTATGATGACCGCCCTTATCAATGAGGCAATGCAAAAATTTGGATTCACTTGTGTAAGTACTCCGAAGATAGTGGCATCTGGTGCTGAGGGAGGTGCTACTTTATTCAATGTGGATTATTTTGGAAAGCCCGCATACCTGGCACAGAGTCCTCAGCTATACAAGCAGATCCTCATGTCCACAGGACTTGACAGAATATATGAGCTGGGTCCAGCTTTCCGTGCGGAGCATTCCAACACCAATCGTCATGTGACCGAATTCATATCATTCGACGGAGAGATGTCTTGGATCGAGAGAGAGGAGGATGTGATGGCCATGATCGAGAAGATATTGGATTATGTCCTCAAAGGATTGAAAGAAGTGGGCAAGAAACAGCTTGCCATACTTGGAAAGGACATCAATGTTCCAGCTCTTCCTTATCCTGTACTTACATATTCTGAATGCCTTAAAATGGTACAGGATTCCGGTATGCATCTGAAAGAAGGTGACGACCTAGGGACAGAAGGAGAAAAGGTCGTAGGGGACATAATGGCCGAAAAGGGATACGATCTCTATTTCATCGCCGAATATCCAGAAGAGGCAAAACCGTTCTATATTATGGAAAAGGACGGAACATCCTATTCGTTCTCTTTCGATCTCGATTACAAAGGTCAGGAGATCTCTTCCGGAGGTCAGAGAGAGCACAGGTACGACAGACTTGTCGCCAGAATGGAAAAGAAAGGATTGAATCCATCGGATTTCGATTTCTATCTTGATGCGTTCAAATACGGTATCCCTCCGCATGGCGGATGGGGCATTGGATTGGATAGGCTCATCGTGAAGATGTTGGACCTTCCCAATGTGAGAGAAGCGATATTGTTCCCAAGGGACATGAGCAGACTTTCTCCCTGA